In Corynebacterium matruchotii, a single genomic region encodes these proteins:
- the acnA gene encoding aconitate hydratase AcnA: protein MTDSKNSFNAKSTLRVGDKSYDYFALSAVPGMEKLPYSLKVLGENLLRTEDGANITADHIEAIAGWDPTAEPSIEIQFTPARVLMQDFTGVPCVVDLATMREAVKTLGGDPDKVNPLNPAEMVIDHSVIIEAFGTATALKQNVEIEYERNEERYQFLRWGAENFSNFRVVPPGTGIVHQVNIEYLARVVFDNEGLAYPDTCIGTDSHTTMENGLGILGWGVGGIEAEAAMLGQPVSMLIPKVVGFKLTGEIPAGATATDVVLTITEMLREHGVVQKFVEFYGNGVKSIPLANRATIGNMSPEFGSTCAIFPIDEETIKYLHLTGRPQEQIDLVEAYAKAQGLWLEQDAPEAKYSEYLELDLSTVVPSIAGPKRPQDRILLSEAKEAFRRDLPNYCNDTETLPATTLTDTFEANYNSSRPGSGESAAEGAEGRLSHPVTIASPQGGEYTVDHGMVAIASITSCTNTSNPSVMVGAGLIARKAAAKGLKAKPWVKTICAPGSQVVDGYYQRADLWKDLEALGFYLSGFGCASCIGNSGPLPDEVSAAINEYDLTATAVLSGNRNFEGRISPDVKMNYLASPIMVIAYAIAGTMDFDFATQPLGQDQDGNDVFLTDIWPSTEEIEATMASAISRELYEADYADVFKGDKQWQELDIPTGKTFAWNEDSTYIRKAPYFDGMTMEPQPVTDIHGARVLAKLGDSVTTDHISPASSIKPGTPAAQYLDANGVARKDYNSLGSRRGNHEVMMRGTFANIRLQNQLVDIAGGYTRDFTQEGGPQAFVFDACENYKAAGIPLVVLGGKEYGTGSSRDWAAKGTNLLGVKAVITESFERIHRSNLIGMGVIPLQFPAGESHESLGLDGTETFDITGIEQLNSGVTPETVHVTATKESGDVVEFDAVVRIDTPGEADYYRNGGILQYVLRNMAKS, encoded by the coding sequence GTGACTGATAGCAAGAACTCCTTCAATGCCAAAAGTACATTGCGGGTTGGCGATAAATCTTACGACTATTTCGCCCTCAGCGCCGTACCCGGCATGGAGAAACTGCCTTATTCTTTGAAAGTGCTGGGGGAAAACCTCCTCCGCACCGAAGACGGTGCCAATATCACCGCAGACCACATCGAGGCCATCGCCGGCTGGGACCCCACCGCCGAACCCAGCATCGAAATCCAATTCACCCCCGCCCGCGTCCTCATGCAGGATTTCACCGGTGTGCCCTGCGTGGTCGACCTCGCCACCATGCGTGAGGCAGTGAAAACCCTCGGCGGCGACCCAGACAAGGTCAACCCCCTCAACCCCGCCGAAATGGTCATCGACCACTCCGTCATCATCGAGGCGTTCGGCACCGCCACCGCGTTAAAGCAAAACGTGGAGATCGAATACGAACGCAACGAGGAACGCTACCAATTCCTGCGCTGGGGTGCGGAAAACTTCTCCAACTTCCGCGTGGTGCCCCCCGGAACCGGCATCGTCCACCAGGTCAATATTGAATACCTGGCCCGCGTCGTGTTCGACAATGAGGGCCTCGCCTACCCCGACACCTGCATCGGCACCGACTCCCACACCACCATGGAAAACGGCCTCGGCATTCTCGGCTGGGGCGTGGGCGGCATCGAAGCGGAAGCCGCCATGCTCGGCCAGCCCGTCTCCATGCTGATCCCCAAAGTGGTGGGCTTCAAACTCACCGGCGAAATCCCCGCCGGCGCCACCGCCACCGACGTGGTGCTCACCATCACCGAAATGCTGCGCGAACACGGTGTGGTGCAAAAATTCGTGGAATTCTACGGCAACGGGGTCAAGTCCATTCCGCTGGCCAACCGGGCCACCATCGGCAACATGTCGCCGGAATTCGGCTCCACCTGCGCCATCTTCCCCATCGACGAAGAAACCATCAAATACCTGCACCTCACCGGCCGGCCGCAGGAACAAATCGACCTGGTGGAAGCCTACGCCAAAGCCCAAGGCCTGTGGCTTGAGCAAGACGCCCCCGAGGCCAAATACTCCGAATATTTAGAGCTCGACCTGTCCACCGTGGTGCCGTCCATCGCCGGCCCGAAACGCCCCCAGGACCGGATTCTCTTGTCCGAGGCCAAGGAAGCCTTCCGCCGCGACCTGCCGAACTACTGCAACGACACCGAAACCCTGCCCGCCACCACCCTCACCGACACGTTCGAGGCAAACTATAACTCCTCCCGCCCCGGTAGTGGGGAATCCGCCGCCGAGGGCGCGGAAGGCCGCCTGTCCCACCCGGTGACTATCGCCTCCCCGCAAGGCGGCGAATACACGGTGGACCACGGCATGGTGGCGATCGCCTCCATCACCTCCTGCACCAACACCTCCAACCCGTCGGTCATGGTGGGTGCCGGCCTGATCGCCCGGAAAGCCGCGGCGAAAGGCCTGAAAGCCAAGCCATGGGTGAAAACCATTTGCGCCCCCGGCTCCCAAGTGGTGGACGGCTACTATCAGCGCGCCGACCTGTGGAAAGACCTGGAGGCCCTGGGCTTCTACCTGTCCGGTTTCGGCTGCGCCTCCTGCATCGGCAACTCCGGCCCCCTCCCCGACGAGGTGTCGGCCGCCATCAACGAATACGATCTCACCGCCACCGCGGTACTGTCCGGCAACCGTAACTTCGAAGGCCGCATCTCCCCCGACGTGAAGATGAACTACCTGGCCTCCCCCATCATGGTGATCGCCTACGCCATTGCCGGCACCATGGACTTCGACTTCGCCACCCAGCCGCTCGGCCAAGACCAAGACGGCAACGATGTGTTCCTCACCGACATTTGGCCATCCACGGAAGAAATCGAAGCAACCATGGCATCCGCCATTTCCCGTGAACTCTACGAGGCCGACTACGCCGACGTGTTCAAGGGCGACAAGCAGTGGCAGGAACTCGACATTCCCACCGGGAAAACCTTCGCCTGGAACGAAGACTCCACCTACATCCGCAAAGCCCCCTACTTTGACGGCATGACCATGGAGCCCCAGCCGGTCACCGACATTCACGGCGCCCGGGTGCTGGCAAAACTGGGCGATTCGGTCACCACCGACCACATTTCCCCCGCATCCTCCATCAAACCGGGCACCCCGGCCGCCCAATACCTGGACGCGAACGGTGTGGCCCGCAAAGACTACAACTCGCTGGGCTCCCGGCGCGGCAACCATGAGGTCATGATGCGGGGCACGTTCGCTAACATTCGGTTGCAGAACCAGTTGGTGGATATTGCCGGTGGCTACACCCGGGACTTCACCCAGGAGGGTGGTCCGCAGGCGTTCGTGTTTGATGCGTGCGAGAACTATAAGGCCGCCGGTATCCCGTTGGTGGTGCTCGGTGGTAAGGAGTACGGTACGGGTTCGTCTCGTGACTGGGCTGCGAAGGGCACGAATTTGTTGGGTGTGAAGGCGGTGATTACCGAGTCGTTTGAGCGGATTCACCGGTCGAATTTGATTGGTATGGGGGTTATTCCGTTGCAGTTCCCGGCGGGTGAATCCCATGAGTCATTGGGGCTGGATGGGACGGAAACGTTCGACATTACCGGCATTGAGCAGC
- a CDS encoding DUF6676 family protein, translating into MVPESVNLSDLSEQLLVDGVALERDNDALHRDLMAARDYAASRGVGELGIAVLEAPPARLADMRDIAQELARDTGIATVVVKVPGTAAVVSTRYSRADLEKAQQSLVVQPDYGVGVRGFADSLAHPLPVGLLSALLLVVVAAAVGASLMRIKAYT; encoded by the coding sequence ATGGTTCCAGAGTCCGTCAATCTTTCTGACTTGTCCGAACAATTGCTTGTCGACGGGGTGGCGTTGGAGCGGGATAATGATGCGCTCCACCGAGACCTGATGGCGGCGAGGGACTATGCGGCATCCCGAGGGGTGGGGGAGTTGGGGATCGCGGTTTTGGAGGCGCCGCCCGCCCGGTTGGCGGATATGCGCGACATTGCCCAGGAGTTGGCGCGGGACACGGGGATTGCCACCGTGGTGGTTAAGGTGCCGGGGACGGCCGCGGTGGTGAGCACCAGGTATTCGCGGGCGGATTTGGAAAAGGCGCAACAGTCATTGGTGGTGCAGCCGGATTACGGCGTGGGGGTGCGGGGCTTTGCCGACAGTTTGGCCCATCCGCTGCCGGTGGGGTTGTTGTCGGCACTGTTGCTGGTGGTGGTTGCGGCCGCGGTGGGGGCGAGCCTCATGCGAATCAAGGCCTATACCTAG
- a CDS encoding DIP1281 family NlpC/P60 protein, translating to MADQINVHQEPSVTRLSRIVAGGISAVCLGISTPAVVHAAPNADVVQARNNVNGLIAALSKSNSDIAALELKMGRLREAVNKALVDFHSAQADATKARTEADQARAALDTTQGQITKAQKVLDDISNIVYRGSSSSAISGVVSKPKAEDTLDRHTLLRTNADKQRDAMTELDKLRTQQTNEESGLRAARDVAEKREQETDKAKQDAQKAIDDAAAELKQHQAEHAALVASRDAAQKELDTIQAKQKTTTAKATTSAAPTPTTPAKQKSEAKPTEATAIADSIAKIVGSSQPDHTSLNLKPVAENITLTENDVDDEDDDEEENEDTQDQAQTQAPAQSQGGSTNPTQEANKVKDGELTLDMHALSSNGPGSVADLLKKLSEAGGAGSDQANINLNGDRASKIETVIARAESQLGVPYAWGGGDANGPTLGIRDGGVADSFGDFEKVGFDCSGLTLYAFAGVGIALPHYTGYQYQFGTKVSPQEMQRGDLIFYGANAEDHVAIYLGDGQMIEAPQSGSEVVVSPVRWGGMSPQVVRLL from the coding sequence ATGGCGGACCAAATCAATGTGCACCAGGAGCCATCTGTGACAAGACTAAGCCGCATAGTAGCTGGAGGGATCAGCGCAGTATGTCTCGGCATATCGACCCCCGCGGTAGTGCATGCCGCCCCCAACGCCGACGTCGTTCAGGCGCGCAATAATGTCAACGGTCTTATCGCAGCGTTGTCAAAATCGAACTCCGACATTGCCGCCCTGGAATTAAAGATGGGGCGGCTCCGGGAGGCCGTGAATAAGGCCTTGGTTGATTTCCACTCAGCCCAGGCCGACGCCACCAAGGCCAGGACCGAGGCCGATCAGGCCCGCGCCGCACTCGATACCACCCAGGGGCAAATAACCAAGGCGCAAAAAGTCCTCGACGACATATCCAATATTGTCTATCGGGGCAGTTCCTCGTCTGCCATCAGCGGGGTGGTGAGCAAACCCAAGGCGGAAGACACCTTAGATCGCCACACACTGTTGCGCACCAATGCCGACAAGCAGCGGGACGCCATGACGGAGCTCGATAAGCTCCGCACCCAGCAGACCAATGAGGAATCCGGCCTACGGGCCGCCCGCGACGTGGCGGAAAAACGCGAGCAGGAAACCGACAAGGCCAAGCAGGATGCCCAAAAGGCTATCGACGACGCGGCCGCCGAGCTCAAGCAACACCAGGCCGAGCATGCCGCATTGGTCGCCAGCCGGGACGCCGCCCAAAAAGAGCTCGACACCATCCAGGCGAAGCAGAAAACCACCACCGCCAAGGCGACCACGAGTGCTGCGCCAACGCCAACAACGCCGGCCAAGCAGAAGTCCGAGGCCAAGCCCACCGAGGCCACGGCCATTGCCGATTCCATCGCCAAGATCGTGGGCTCCTCCCAGCCGGATCACACCTCTTTAAACCTCAAGCCTGTTGCCGAGAACATCACCCTCACCGAAAACGATGTTGATGACGAGGACGACGATGAGGAGGAGAATGAGGACACCCAGGACCAGGCGCAAACGCAGGCGCCGGCACAGTCGCAGGGGGGTAGCACCAACCCCACCCAGGAGGCCAATAAGGTCAAAGATGGGGAATTGACCCTCGACATGCACGCGCTCAGCAGCAATGGCCCCGGATCCGTGGCCGATCTGCTGAAGAAGCTCAGCGAAGCCGGCGGGGCTGGCTCCGACCAGGCCAATATCAACCTCAACGGGGACCGGGCCTCCAAGATCGAGACCGTGATCGCCCGCGCGGAATCCCAATTGGGGGTGCCCTATGCGTGGGGTGGGGGAGACGCGAACGGCCCCACCCTGGGGATTCGTGACGGTGGCGTGGCCGACTCCTTTGGCGACTTCGAAAAGGTAGGGTTCGACTGCTCCGGTCTCACCCTGTACGCATTCGCCGGCGTGGGCATTGCGCTGCCGCACTACACCGGCTACCAGTACCAATTCGGCACCAAGGTGAGCCCGCAAGAAATGCAACGCGGTGACCTCATCTTCTATGGGGCTAACGCCGAGGACCACGTGGCCATCTATTTGGGGGATGGCCAAATGATCGAAGCCCCCCAATCGGGTTCGGAAGTTGTGGTTTCCCCCGTCAGGTGGGGTGGCATGAGCCCACAGGTGGTTCGGCTGCTTTAG
- a CDS encoding ferrochelatase gives MNTPTPVDALLVLSFGGPEKPEDVRPFLENVTRGRGIPASRLDEVAVHYHHFDGYSPLNDCNREIIANVEAELRRRGSTLPVYFGNRNWHPYANDIALELAENGHRNVAVFATSAWGGYSGCRQYGEDIQKMRHHLAEHHKTPIDFYRLRQFFDHPTFIEAGAHAIRNAYQQYADQGIGRDDIRLVFTAHSIPVVADQRSGTDADGALYSRQVHETARLIAGRLGVADYDVVWQSASGNGKIPWLEPDILDHAQLLHQRGETHLLVAPIGFISDHMEVIWDLDNELQDEARNLGMTVIRAATVGHTTEFAALIVDLIDESLGIAPPRHVGAIVSKGCIKNGEPCETSCCRPARPTRLLHTATA, from the coding sequence ATGAACACCCCCACCCCTGTCGATGCCCTCCTTGTTTTAAGCTTCGGCGGACCGGAAAAACCCGAGGATGTCCGCCCGTTCCTGGAAAACGTCACCAGGGGGCGGGGAATACCGGCGTCCCGCCTTGATGAGGTTGCTGTCCACTACCACCATTTTGATGGCTACAGTCCCCTCAACGACTGCAATCGGGAAATCATCGCCAACGTCGAGGCCGAACTCCGCCGCCGGGGTAGCACCCTGCCCGTTTACTTCGGCAACCGCAACTGGCACCCCTACGCTAACGACATTGCCCTCGAACTCGCCGAAAACGGGCACCGCAACGTTGCTGTTTTCGCCACCTCCGCCTGGGGTGGGTATTCCGGCTGCCGCCAATACGGGGAGGACATCCAAAAAATGCGCCACCACCTGGCGGAGCATCACAAAACCCCCATTGATTTTTATCGGCTGCGGCAATTCTTCGACCATCCCACATTCATCGAAGCCGGCGCCCACGCCATCCGCAACGCCTACCAGCAATACGCCGATCAGGGGATAGGCCGCGACGATATTCGGCTCGTCTTCACCGCCCACTCCATCCCGGTTGTCGCCGACCAACGCTCCGGCACCGACGCCGACGGCGCCCTCTACTCCCGCCAAGTTCACGAAACCGCCCGGCTCATCGCAGGTCGCCTCGGTGTCGCCGACTACGACGTGGTATGGCAGTCCGCCTCCGGTAATGGAAAAATCCCCTGGCTGGAACCCGACATCTTGGATCACGCCCAGCTTCTCCACCAGCGCGGCGAAACCCACCTCCTCGTCGCCCCCATCGGATTCATTTCCGACCACATGGAGGTCATTTGGGACCTCGACAACGAGCTCCAAGACGAAGCCCGAAACCTCGGCATGACCGTCATCCGGGCCGCCACCGTCGGCCACACCACCGAATTCGCCGCACTCATTGTCGACCTCATCGACGAATCCCTCGGTATCGCCCCGCCCCGCCACGTGGGTGCCATCGTCAGCAAAGGCTGCATCAAAAACGGCGAGCCCTGCGAAACCAGCTGCTGCCGACCGGCCAGGCCCACCCGACTCCTCCACACCGCCACCGCATAA
- a CDS encoding DUF3097 domain-containing protein, which produces MRNYGDIFTRKPAASTYPTQPAALGEVVEVLADGYVGAIVGHEKTYDGDFIRLENNQGKTRLFKLRPGAFLVDGIRTTLTKPQPAARPQRSNSGSTRVVDAPAKVAAPSRIWVEGVHDAAIVEKIWGHDLRVEGVVVEYLEGLDNLPHRLAEFRPAQGRRVGVLADHLVAGSKETRLTDRVGEHVLVTGHPYIDIWAAVKPERLGIRAWPDIPRGEDWKTGVCARLGWANPKEGWNRVYRAVSTYKDIDSTLIGAVERLVDFVTTPELTKADLR; this is translated from the coding sequence ATGAGAAACTACGGCGACATATTCACCCGCAAACCCGCAGCCTCCACCTACCCAACCCAGCCCGCCGCCCTCGGTGAGGTGGTGGAAGTGCTTGCCGACGGCTATGTGGGGGCCATTGTTGGTCACGAAAAAACCTACGACGGCGACTTTATCCGGCTCGAAAACAACCAAGGAAAAACCCGCCTTTTCAAACTCCGGCCCGGCGCGTTCCTCGTCGACGGCATCCGCACCACCCTCACCAAACCCCAACCGGCAGCTCGGCCCCAACGCTCCAACTCCGGCTCCACCCGGGTAGTAGACGCCCCCGCAAAAGTCGCCGCTCCATCCCGCATCTGGGTGGAAGGCGTGCACGACGCCGCCATTGTCGAAAAAATCTGGGGCCACGATCTTCGCGTCGAAGGCGTTGTTGTCGAATATCTTGAAGGGCTCGACAACCTGCCCCACCGGCTTGCCGAATTCCGCCCCGCCCAGGGTCGCCGGGTAGGCGTGCTCGCCGACCACCTCGTGGCCGGCTCCAAGGAAACCCGCCTCACCGACCGAGTGGGGGAGCACGTTCTCGTCACCGGCCACCCCTATATAGACATTTGGGCGGCGGTGAAACCGGAACGGTTAGGCATCCGCGCCTGGCCCGACATTCCCCGGGGTGAAGACTGGAAAACCGGGGTGTGTGCCCGCCTGGGGTGGGCAAACCCGAAGGAGGGCTGGAACCGGGTCTATCGGGCGGTGAGCACCTATAAAGACATCGATTCCACCCTGATAGGGGCGGTGGAACGGCTTGTGGATTTCGTTACCACCCCAGAACTGACGAAAGCGGATTTACGGTAA
- a CDS encoding NfeD family protein: MGALIWLIAGIALIGLELAAGELTFLMLGLAALATAGVAMFHVPLSIELIIFALMSLGLLLFLKPLLRRHLTRAPALDTSPAALTGATAEVLEPVGAHAGQVRLDGSIWSARSLDPAHNFSVGERVSVVTIDGTTAVVWKETK, translated from the coding sequence GTGGGAGCACTTATATGGTTGATCGCCGGGATTGCGCTCATCGGCCTAGAACTCGCAGCAGGAGAGCTCACCTTCCTCATGCTGGGCCTAGCAGCGCTAGCCACGGCCGGGGTGGCGATGTTCCATGTACCGCTGAGCATAGAACTCATCATCTTTGCCCTCATGTCCTTAGGGCTGCTCCTGTTTTTAAAACCACTGCTACGCCGCCACCTCACCCGCGCTCCGGCGCTCGATACCAGCCCGGCCGCCCTCACCGGGGCCACCGCGGAAGTTTTAGAACCAGTAGGTGCTCACGCCGGCCAGGTACGCCTTGACGGGAGTATCTGGTCAGCCCGCAGCCTGGACCCAGCTCATAACTTTTCCGTCGGCGAACGCGTCAGCGTCGTCACGATTGATGGGACAACCGCGGTTGTGTGGAAAGAAACGAAATAG
- a CDS encoding SPFH domain-containing protein — translation MDIATLILIAVVILVVATFIAKAVVLMPQGEAAVIERLGSYTRTISDGTGMIIPFIDRVRARVDTRERVVSFPPQAVITQDNLTVAIDIVVTFQINDPARAIYGVDNYIVGVEQISVATLRDVVGGMTLEETLTSRDIINRRLRGELDGATTKWGLRISRVELKAIDPPPSIQQSMEMQMKAEREKRAMILTAEGQRESDIRTAEGQKQARILTAEGEKHAAILRAEAERQAAILRAEGERAAKYLQAQGEARAIEKINSAISHSEVTPELLAYQYLEKLPKLAEGQAATMWMIPSQFGDSLEQFAKALAHKDDDGVFRYEPQAPTLPADADDNTDEWFKTTSDPEIKAVVAAANATAQLPVDDLPSAVPQPGTTNSGEPQPQPSYNPPPSDGGFEQPQHQIPPGEFGMPPQGR, via the coding sequence ATGGACATTGCAACGTTAATTCTCATTGCCGTTGTCATCCTGGTGGTAGCAACATTCATCGCTAAAGCAGTGGTGCTGATGCCCCAGGGTGAAGCGGCAGTTATCGAACGACTGGGTAGCTATACCCGCACTATATCCGACGGCACCGGCATGATTATCCCCTTCATCGACCGGGTGCGGGCCCGGGTTGATACCCGGGAACGGGTCGTCAGCTTCCCGCCCCAAGCCGTCATCACCCAAGACAACCTCACCGTGGCCATTGACATTGTGGTGACCTTCCAAATCAACGACCCCGCCCGGGCAATCTACGGGGTGGACAACTATATCGTCGGTGTGGAACAAATCTCCGTCGCCACCCTCCGCGACGTGGTGGGCGGCATGACTTTGGAAGAAACCCTCACCTCCCGCGATATCATCAACCGGCGGCTCCGCGGCGAACTCGACGGCGCCACCACCAAGTGGGGGCTGCGGATCTCCCGGGTGGAGCTCAAAGCAATCGACCCGCCGCCATCAATCCAACAATCCATGGAAATGCAAATGAAGGCGGAGCGCGAAAAACGCGCCATGATTCTCACCGCCGAAGGTCAGCGCGAATCCGACATTCGCACCGCCGAGGGCCAGAAACAGGCCCGCATCCTCACCGCCGAGGGTGAAAAACACGCGGCCATTCTCCGGGCCGAGGCCGAGCGGCAGGCAGCTATCCTCCGTGCGGAGGGTGAACGCGCCGCCAAATACCTCCAGGCCCAGGGCGAGGCCCGAGCGATCGAGAAAATCAACTCCGCCATCAGCCACTCTGAGGTCACCCCCGAACTGTTGGCCTACCAGTACCTGGAGAAACTCCCCAAGCTTGCCGAAGGCCAGGCCGCCACCATGTGGATGATCCCCAGCCAATTCGGTGATTCCCTGGAACAGTTCGCCAAAGCCCTCGCCCACAAGGATGATGATGGGGTATTCCGCTACGAACCCCAAGCCCCCACCCTGCCGGCAGACGCCGACGACAACACCGACGAATGGTTCAAAACCACCTCCGACCCGGAAATCAAAGCCGTCGTCGCCGCGGCTAACGCCACAGCCCAACTGCCTGTCGACGACCTGCCGTCGGCAGTACCCCAACCCGGCACGACGAACAGTGGGGAGCCGCAACCCCAACCCTCATATAACCCGCCACCATCAGATGGTGGCTTTGAGCAGCCGCAACACCAAATCCCGCCCGGCGAGTTCGGCATGCCACCCCAAGGTCGGTAA
- a CDS encoding TVP38/TMEM64 family protein, translating into MRTIWDFSVGVIRDAAASIRSWPLWRKLVVGLLVVGMIIITFTVKVPSLATMNAWAAGTGRWFVMVFVFGYVVVTQFPIPRTIFTLSSGVLFGPWLGIVVALTATTVSAAVSLSVVRYLLGDWMAPRLAHPAVSGINARLRARGWLAVTSLRMIAGVPFSVLNYAAALTSVPLVGFTVATLVGSAPGTIATVFLGNTLTGKADPTIMVITVCLTCVGVLGLVFDRKLPVREG; encoded by the coding sequence GTGCGAACCATTTGGGACTTTAGTGTTGGTGTTATACGTGATGCGGCTGCAAGTATCCGCAGCTGGCCGCTGTGGCGGAAGCTTGTTGTCGGGTTGCTTGTGGTCGGCATGATTATTATCACGTTTACTGTGAAGGTGCCGTCTTTGGCCACGATGAATGCGTGGGCTGCGGGGACGGGCAGGTGGTTTGTGATGGTGTTTGTGTTTGGTTATGTGGTGGTAACGCAGTTTCCGATTCCGCGGACGATTTTCACGTTGAGTTCGGGGGTGTTGTTTGGCCCATGGTTGGGGATTGTGGTGGCGCTGACGGCGACCACGGTTTCCGCCGCGGTTTCACTCAGCGTGGTGCGGTATTTGTTGGGGGATTGGATGGCGCCTAGGTTGGCGCATCCGGCGGTTTCGGGGATTAATGCCAGGTTGCGGGCCCGGGGATGGTTGGCGGTGACATCGCTGCGGATGATTGCTGGTGTGCCGTTTTCGGTGCTGAATTATGCGGCGGCGTTGACGTCGGTTCCGCTTGTGGGGTTTACGGTGGCCACATTGGTCGGGTCGGCCCCGGGTACTATTGCCACGGTTTTCCTTGGTAACACCTTAACGGGGAAGGCGGATCCCACCATTATGGTGATTACTGTGTGTTTGACCTGTGTGGGGGTTCTTGGGCTGGTTTTTGACCGGAAGCTGCCGGTTCGGGAAGGCTAA
- a CDS encoding methylmalonyl-CoA mutase family protein, giving the protein MTDAPNTLIEKQQAWYKAVAGVFARVQKKDVADIPLDIWQKLIKTTYDGIPINPLYNRADELEEAALPGVFPYRRGAAGVGQENQGWGVAESFDEKSTNQQVLDSLYNGTTNLVIQGSADIATLLNGVYLSLCPVRLFAGVRTVEQAKALFAVADSQQETPQLIELGATPLTSMVNGGATISLDDTIELAKQAAQRDNTRAILVDAVTFSNQGATDAEEIGLALAAGVEYLRALTDAGFTIEQALDQISFRFATTDEQFAQIAKFRAARQLWARVAEIVGAPEHGTCPQHALTAPVMFTQRDPWVNMLRSTVAAFAAGVGGATDVEVLPFDWAIPGGLPKTSRSFARRIARNTNLLLLEESHLSHVIDPGGGSYFIEAFTTQLADKAWEVFTSVEAEGGLQQAIAAGTVAKLLDDAHEAQRKDIARRIKKITAINEFPNLAEAPLPADLRVEPSRVRRWAAEFEALRNRSDAYMEVRGTRPAAVLIPLGPLAKHNIRTGFATNLLASGGIEALNPGQVTPGTEEFTTAAKSAPIAVICGTDQEYDATGKDAYEALRAAGVDTILLAGSPGHEFEPDGYLNMKIDAAATLAELLTKLGA; this is encoded by the coding sequence GTGACTGACGCACCAAACACCTTGATCGAGAAGCAACAAGCCTGGTACAAGGCCGTTGCCGGAGTGTTCGCCCGCGTCCAAAAAAAGGATGTCGCCGACATCCCCCTGGATATCTGGCAAAAACTCATTAAAACCACCTACGATGGCATCCCCATCAATCCGCTCTACAACCGAGCCGATGAACTCGAAGAAGCCGCCCTGCCCGGCGTCTTCCCCTACCGGCGCGGCGCCGCCGGAGTAGGCCAAGAAAACCAAGGCTGGGGAGTCGCCGAATCCTTCGACGAAAAATCCACCAACCAACAAGTCCTTGACTCGCTCTACAACGGCACCACCAACCTCGTCATCCAGGGCAGCGCCGACATCGCCACCCTGCTCAACGGGGTCTACCTGTCCCTGTGCCCCGTGCGACTCTTCGCCGGAGTCCGCACCGTCGAACAGGCAAAAGCCCTCTTCGCCGTCGCAGACAGCCAACAAGAAACCCCCCAACTCATCGAACTCGGCGCCACCCCCCTCACCTCCATGGTCAACGGCGGCGCCACCATCAGCCTCGATGACACCATCGAACTAGCCAAACAAGCCGCCCAACGCGATAACACCCGCGCCATCCTGGTCGACGCCGTCACCTTCTCCAATCAGGGTGCTACTGATGCAGAAGAAATCGGCCTCGCCCTCGCCGCCGGAGTCGAATACCTCCGCGCCCTCACCGACGCCGGATTCACCATCGAACAAGCACTCGATCAAATCTCCTTCCGGTTCGCCACCACCGACGAACAATTCGCCCAAATCGCAAAATTCCGGGCAGCCCGCCAACTCTGGGCCCGCGTCGCCGAAATCGTCGGCGCCCCCGAACACGGCACCTGCCCCCAACACGCACTCACCGCCCCGGTCATGTTCACCCAACGCGACCCCTGGGTCAACATGCTCCGCTCCACCGTCGCTGCCTTCGCCGCCGGTGTTGGCGGCGCCACCGACGTGGAAGTGCTCCCCTTCGACTGGGCCATCCCCGGCGGATTGCCGAAAACCTCACGCAGCTTCGCCCGCCGCATCGCCCGCAACACCAACCTGCTTCTTCTCGAAGAATCCCACCTCAGCCACGTCATCGACCCCGGTGGCGGCTCCTACTTCATCGAAGCCTTCACCACCCAACTCGCTGACAAAGCCTGGGAAGTCTTCACCAGCGTCGAAGCCGAAGGCGGCCTACAACAAGCCATCGCAGCCGGCACCGTCGCAAAGCTGCTTGACGACGCACACGAGGCGCAACGCAAAGACATCGCCCGGCGCATCAAGAAAATCACCGCCATCAACGAATTCCCCAACCTCGCCGAAGCACCACTGCCCGCCGACCTGCGAGTAGAACCCAGCCGCGTCCGCCGCTGGGCCGCCGAATTCGAAGCGCTCCGCAACCGCTCCGACGCCTACATGGAAGTCCGTGGCACCCGACCCGCAGCGGTACTCATCCCCCTCGGGCCGCTCGCCAAACACAACATCCGCACCGGATTCGCCACCAACCTCCTCGCCTCCGGCGGCATCGAAGCCCTCAACCCCGGCCAAGTAACCCCCGGAACCGAAGAATTCACCACCGCAGCAAAATCCGCCCCCATCGCGGTCATCTGCGGCACCGACCAGGAATACGACGCCACCGGCAAAGACGCCTACGAAGCCCTCCGTGCCGCCGGCGTCGACACCATCCTGCTCGCCGGATCCCCAGGACACGAATTCGAACCAGACGGATACCTCAATATGAAAATCGACGCAGCGGCAACCCTGGCCGAACTGCTCACGAAGTTGGGAGCATAA